GTCGAAGCTGTCATCGTGTCACCGCCTTTGATTTTACGGCCTTCAAAAAACCGGAATCAGTCGAAACCATGCAAAAGGGACTGAAAGACGGACAGACGTGCATTGATTGCCACAAAGGCATTGCGCATACCATGCCGGATCTTTCTGCGGGGTTCAGGGCCTTGTATGAGGAAATACAGGCCGAGGCCCAAAAAGGCGATCTTGACGCTGACGCGGTGTATCCCATCAGCGTTGCCAATTGTTTCCTTGAAAAAGACGGTCCCAAGGCCGGGCGGTTGTTGCCTTTGACACGTCTCGAAGTACTTGAAACTTCGGGAGATTGGGCCAAGGTCCGGGTCAGAGGATGGCAACAGATCGGTGCTGAACGGGTTATTTGTGAAGCGCAGGGACGGCGTATTTTCTCGGCGGCTTTGAGCAAAAGAGTGCTGGACCATGTGCGTGGAGGAGAGCCGATGGTTGACCCCGAGACCGAGCAGTTGTGGCGTGAGGCTGAATTCGACTGCTGGATCAAGGGCGGTGAATTTCTCGCGGATATCGATCGACTCAATGCCTATGGCAGCGAGCTTCATGCGGCGACCTGTGGGGGCTGTCATGCGCAGACTCCGGCTTCGCATTTCACGGCCAATCAGTGGATTGGTGGTATCAAGTCCATGGGAAACCGGGTGTCCATGAGCAAGACGAACTATCGTATTCTTTTGAAATATCTTCAGATGCGCGCCTCGGATATCAGCGGCGAAACGCATTCATAAAGGGGTGTGTCATGTCGAAAACAGCAGAGAAGAAGATTGGAAACAGGCCATTGATTCTTCGATGGATAGCAGCATTGTTTGCTCGGGAACTGACGGTGGAGGATGTGGAAAGCTATCGGACCGGCGAAGGTCGTGAACTATTCACCGTCATTACGCAGGATGTGCCCGACGCCGTGGAACTCGAAACCATGCGTCGTGTGCTGACGGGTCCGCAATCTTCCGAAGATGTTGCCCTTGATTTGGCGGCCGCCTTTTCGTGGTTGTTTCATGGTGTGGGTGGTCCAAAGGCCGCCCCCACGCATTGGCACGACTGGTCCGAGGCTTCGGACGGTTCGCAGATGGCGTGCATTGAGACATGCGCGGCATTGATGGCTCGGTGCGGACTTGGTCCGGCCCTGGACAGTGACGAATCCGCTGATCATGTGAGCGTGCAGTTGGAGTTTTTGAGCTATCTCGAAACACAGATGGCGTTAGAGCCGGATGGTCCCTGGCTCGGCTATCGGGATCGTTTGGTGTCTGATCAGCTCAATGCGTGGTTTCCCCATTTTTTACGGGCCTGTGAACAGAATGACCGAAGCGGTTTTTATGCCGCATTGGCTGGTTTGACGCGTCGAGTCATGCCGGATGGATTCACGGGCACCCCGAATTCTACTCAGGCAGCAGATGCTGCGTAACTTTGTATCGAGGAGGTACTTCTGTGACTCAATCACATCAGAACAGCGGACACGGGATGTCGCGCCGTCAATTCATCGGTTCTTTTGCCGCTGCCGGGGCAATGGCCTCGTTGCTCGGTCCATCCATGCTCGGGACCGCATTGGCCGGAACCCCGGAACTGAACGCGGGGTCGTGCGCCACGTTTTGGGGAATTTTCAAGCTCCATGCGAGTAATGGAAAAATCGTCAAGTCCGAGCCGTTCGCCAAGGACAGTTCTGTCAACGAGATGACCACCAACATGCCGGGATATGTCCATTCCCCCGCACGGATCAAGTACCCCATGGTTCGCAAGGGCTTTTTGAAGGATGGTCGTCTGTCGGATACATCCGAACGAGGCAAGGGCGAGTTTGTGCGTGTGAGTTGGGACAAGGCCGGAGAGTTGATCGCCGACAATCTGCACCGTATCACGAAAGAATATGGTCAGGACGCTGTCTATTCCACGCCGAGTGGCTGGTACATGCTGGGCAAGGTCAATGCTGCCGGTGCCTGCATGAGCCGGTTGTCCAACCTCATGGGTGGTTTTGTTCGTGCCGTTGGCGATTACTCCACAGGTGCCTCACAGGTCATCATGCCGTATGTCGTTGGTAACATGGAAGTATACAGCCAGCAGACATCGTGGCCGGTCATCATCGAGAATTCCGATGTCGTTGTGGTTTGGGGTGGCAATCCCATGAACACGTTACGGATCTCCTGGCCTGCTCCGACCCATAAGGGCATTGAGAGTTTCAAGGAATTGAAGAAGCGTGGCAAACGGTTGATTTTCATTGACCCGACGCGCAATGAATCCATCCAGGAATTGGGTGGTGAATGGATCGCTCCCCGACCTAATACCGATGTCGCCATGATGTTGGGTGTGGCGTACACCATTCATGAAAAGGGCCTGACAGACCAAGCCTTCATGGATGAATATACGAGCGGTTTTGACAAGTTCCTTCCCTACCTGCTCGGCACCTCGGACGGTCAGCC
The sequence above is a segment of the Pseudodesulfovibrio sp. JC047 genome. Coding sequences within it:
- a CDS encoding NapC/NirT family cytochrome c; this encodes MGIGFGARIGRWRWWLLAGICLGGVLLVSAAVGAGPKGEDDGNGFCLSCHVMEQTVYPEYVVSKHFKNPSGVRAQCASCHVPEELGPMVRRKVASISEVIGWMRGTLNTPEKFEKNRLRLAKSVWADFKESDSRECRSCHRVTAFDFTAFKKPESVETMQKGLKDGQTCIDCHKGIAHTMPDLSAGFRALYEEIQAEAQKGDLDADAVYPISVANCFLEKDGPKAGRLLPLTRLEVLETSGDWAKVRVRGWQQIGAERVICEAQGRRIFSAALSKRVLDHVRGGEPMVDPETEQLWREAEFDCWIKGGEFLADIDRLNAYGSELHAATCGGCHAQTPASHFTANQWIGGIKSMGNRVSMSKTNYRILLKYLQMRASDISGETHS
- a CDS encoding molecular chaperone TorD family protein is translated as MSKTAEKKIGNRPLILRWIAALFARELTVEDVESYRTGEGRELFTVITQDVPDAVELETMRRVLTGPQSSEDVALDLAAAFSWLFHGVGGPKAAPTHWHDWSEASDGSQMACIETCAALMARCGLGPALDSDESADHVSVQLEFLSYLETQMALEPDGPWLGYRDRLVSDQLNAWFPHFLRACEQNDRSGFYAALAGLTRRVMPDGFTGTPNSTQAADAA